One segment of Ascochyta rabiei chromosome 7, complete sequence DNA contains the following:
- a CDS encoding Chitin deacetylase codes for MHFSTLAAVAAVASFVSAHGGMGLPKIAGINIRDLKSRDLLANLEARIAEAQTAHAHENRLNIRQDDRECGAGIGSCAAGQCCSGAGYCGTEPDYCYSPGCDYKYGSGCPENITPAGTNTSTVARTKVGSVAYGGAGVYNCVTPGTVALTYDDGPQKDYTSHVLDVFRTYNAKATFFITGNNINKGEIDTTPEYVSVIKRMDSEGHQIASHTWTHLDLSAVSSIDRKQQMWKNEMALRNIVGKIPAYMRPPYSSCTAASGCEKDMADLGYHVIYFDVDTDDYNQDDVNKIQNSKNNFKGNITANGASAANNQWLSIGHDIHYQTVYNLTDYMLSTLTGLGYKAVTVGECLGDPSANWYRTAGGAGSGSGTTQPATSGTKTSTAPAATGTKKVSTDGTCGSAAGTTCLGSTFGNCCSQYNYCGATTDHCGTGCQSGFGNCGGNGAVTSKAATSTVKPATSTAKTSAAATATSGSKVSTDGNCAGTGKITCLGSTFGNCCSQYGYCGATTGHCGTGCQSAFGTCGSSGSKPATTTVKPAATSAAAQKVSTDGSCAGTGKITCKGSAFGNCCSQYNYCGTTTGHCGTGCQTGFGTCS; via the exons ATGCACTTCTCCACTCTCGCCGCTGTTGCGGCTGTCGCGTCTTTCGTCAGTGCCCATGGCGGTATGGGACTGCCCAAGATCGCTGGTATCAACATTCGCGACTTGAAGTCCCGTGACCTGCTTGCCAACCTTGAGGCTCGCATCGCCGAGGCCCAGACTGCTCATGCTCATGAGAACCGTTTGAATATCCGCCAGGACGACCGCGAGTGCGGTGCTGGTATTGGCTCTTGTGCTGCTGGACAGTGCTGCTCTGGCGCTGGAT ACTGCGGTACCGAGCCCGACTACTGCTACTCTCCTGGCTGTGACTACAAGTACGGTTCTGGCTGCCCCGAGAACATTACTCCTGCCGGTACCAACACTTCAACTGTTGCCCGTACCAAGGTCGGTTCCGTTGCCTATGGTGGCGCTGGTGTCTACAACTGTGTTACCCCCGGCACAGTTGCTCTGACCTACGACGATGGTCCACAGAAGGACTACACTTCTCACGTTCTGGATGTCTTCAGGACATACAACGCCAAGGCCACTTTCTTCATCACTggcaacaacatcaacaagGGTGAAATCGACACGACTCCTGAGTACGTCAGCGTCATCAAGCGCATGGACTCCGAGGGTCACCAGATCGCATCCCACACCTGGACCCACTTGGATCTGAGCGCTGTCTCTTCCATCGACCGCAAGCAGCAGATGTGGAAGAACGAGATGGCTCTTCGCAACATTGTTGGCAAAATCCCTGCCTACATGCGCCCTCCTTACTCTAGCTGCACAGCTGCTTCTGGCTGCGAAAAGGACATGGCTGACCTCGGTTACCACGTCATTTACTTCGACGTTGATACCGACGACTACAACCAAGACGACGTCAACAAGATTCAGAACTCCAAGAACAACTTCAAAGGCAACATTACTGCCAACGGCGCTTCTGCTGCCAACAACCAGTGGTTGAGCATTGGCCACGACATCCACTACCAGACCGTCTACAACCTGACCGACTACATGCTGTCTACCCTTACTGGACTCGGCTACAAGGCTGTTACCGTCGGCGAGTGCCTCGGCGACCCTTCCGCCAACTGGTACCGCACTGCTGGCGGCGCCGGCTCTGGATCTGGTACCACCCAG CCCGCTACTTCTGGCACTAAAACCTcaactgctcctgctgcTACTGGAACAAAGAAGGTTTCCACTGATGGAACCTGCGGCTCGGCCGCCGGAAC CACCTGTCTTGGCTCCACCTTCGGAAACTGCTGCAGTCAATACAACTATTGCGGTGCTACTACCGACCACTGCGGAACTGGCTGCCAGTCAGGCTTTGGTAACTGCGGTGGCAACGGCGCTGTTACATCCAAGGCTGCCACCAGCACTGTCAAGCCCGCCACCTCCACCGCTAAGACATCTGCCGCTGCTACCGCTACTTCTGGCTCCAAGGTCTCTACTGACGGTAACTGCGCTGGCACTGGCAAGATAACTTGTCTTGGGTCTACCTT CGGAAACTGTTGCTCGCAATACGGATACTGCGGCGCTACTACCGGCCACTGCGGAACTGGTTGCCAGTCTGCTTTCGGTACATGCGGCTCGTCTGGTTCCAAGCCTGCTACCACGACTGTGAAGCCGGCTGCTACCTCCGCTGCCGCTCAGAAGGTCTCTACCGACGGATCCTGCGCTGGAACCGGCAAGATCACCTGCAAGGGCTCTGCCTTCGGAAACTGCTGCTCGCAATACAATTACTGCGGCACCACTACCGGCCACTGCGGCACCGGCTGCCAGACTGGTTTCGGCACCTGTTCTTAA
- a CDS encoding Chitin deacetylase → MHFSTLAAVAAVASFVSAHGGMGLPKIAGINIRDLKSRDLLANLEARIAEAQTAHAHENRLNIRQDDRECGAGIGSCAAGQCCSGAGYCGTEPDYCYSPGCDYKYGSGCPENITPAGTNTSTVARTKVGSVAYGGAGVYNCVTPGTVALTYDDGPQKDYTSHVLDVFRTYNAKATFFITGNNINKGEIDTTPEYVSVIKRMDSEGHQIASHTWTHLDLSAVSSIDRKQQMWKNEMALRNIVGKIPAYMRPPYSSCTAASGCEKDMADLGYHVIYFDVDTDDYNQDDVNKIQNSKNNFKGNITANGASAANNQWLSIGHDIHYQTVYNLTDYMLSTLTGLGYKAVTVGECLGDPSANWYRTAGGAGSGSGTTQ, encoded by the exons ATGCACTTCTCCACTCTCGCCGCTGTTGCGGCTGTCGCGTCTTTCGTCAGTGCCCATGGCGGTATGGGACTGCCCAAGATCGCTGGTATCAACATTCGCGACTTGAAGTCCCGTGACCTGCTTGCCAACCTTGAGGCTCGCATCGCCGAGGCCCAGACTGCTCATGCTCATGAGAACCGTTTGAATATCCGCCAGGACGACCGCGAGTGCGGTGCTGGTATTGGCTCTTGTGCTGCTGGACAGTGCTGCTCTGGCGCTGGAT ACTGCGGTACCGAGCCCGACTACTGCTACTCTCCTGGCTGTGACTACAAGTACGGTTCTGGCTGCCCCGAGAACATTACTCCTGCCGGTACCAACACTTCAACTGTTGCCCGTACCAAGGTCGGTTCCGTTGCCTATGGTGGCGCTGGTGTCTACAACTGTGTTACCCCCGGCACAGTTGCTCTGACCTACGACGATGGTCCACAGAAGGACTACACTTCTCACGTTCTGGATGTCTTCAGGACATACAACGCCAAGGCCACTTTCTTCATCACTggcaacaacatcaacaagGGTGAAATCGACACGACTCCTGAGTACGTCAGCGTCATCAAGCGCATGGACTCCGAGGGTCACCAGATCGCATCCCACACCTGGACCCACTTGGATCTGAGCGCTGTCTCTTCCATCGACCGCAAGCAGCAGATGTGGAAGAACGAGATGGCTCTTCGCAACATTGTTGGCAAAATCCCTGCCTACATGCGCCCTCCTTACTCTAGCTGCACAGCTGCTTCTGGCTGCGAAAAGGACATGGCTGACCTCGGTTACCACGTCATTTACTTCGACGTTGATACCGACGACTACAACCAAGACGACGTCAACAAGATTCAGAACTCCAAGAACAACTTCAAAGGCAACATTACTGCCAACGGCGCTTCTGCTGCCAACAACCAGTGGTTGAGCATTGGCCACGACATCCACTACCAGACCGTCTACAACCTGACCGACTACATGCTGTCTACCCTTACTGGACTCGGCTACAAGGCTGTTACCGTCGGCGAGTGCCTCGGCGACCCTTCCGCCAACTGGTACCGCACTGCTGGCGGCGCCGGCTCTGGATCTGGTACCACCCAG TGA
- a CDS encoding NET1-associated nuclear protein 1 codes for MANSTPQLKRKREGAEAQRKKAKTQKKIEAGAGQDVEVAATPVAKSTQKPKQTPKSTPKSKDAPNATPKPAKSNAANDDASSRTKAKKQKTKGSANWNVSSAQGGWFLPRDPVFSADEKFIILATQKALEIYVAETSLLAYKLPVSGSGEVTAYAVSATDSNRVYVAESTGLITLWDWVSRQKLGRWDIGATVRNMTVITHADEDLVYCHEPGKSHIVNVHALRTGAQASTTELKPILKTSSSILDVQVLLQGKFVVVACNDSLMVGKRQKQSKTAVQDFEYVWRELKFAQRITTFNAYVRDPTEVAGKAVKSAQDQRDVIDIAIGDDSGVILLFEDVLSSFAAIESSQKGGKTNAETLRPKKLHWHRDAVGSVKWSLDGNYLISGGDETVITIWQLATGKPQHLPHLTAAIESIVVSPSGSSYGVTLANNSVIVLSTTELEAKTNIVGIQSRRIEIEQLPKNADAESPPASYEIFQPVPLVINPMNPAEAMFSVPSSQPRHRSEGLRPEPYLQTYDLANQHTISKQALTRNNATDPNLTPEGRRILEPTVTLVQVSHDGEWLATVDEWTPPRADTSYLDEGIPEFREEERIQRREVYLKIWRRDVQSGQWKLETRLDAPHFFQDISANGKVFDLVTDPTAPGFATVGEDHFVRVWRPKTRLRDGLTVRGAEKQGLVTWSLDCSVEISDKLDVLDAGASSQQTLPLRNSRLAFSADGSVIAAAISWASDEDPGVVHLIDTNTTAIQRSLTEVDVVALSGLAILDRHLIVVGDSITVWDMVRDQLVYCVPINTPGIDRFDRIPLVKLAINEVDSTFAVSLPRFENSNARFQRASSTTQVFKPQQLGPLWSTKNSTINLALASRHSERGYVTLDSAANIRVISPTSSTAQLPTPPPEEVPQYISYGQAEEAMDLEDEDGLALSAIDDILNTEESDAVVVKPEQLQQLFEESGQSHATGSLSALLSAVIALHQKPTSLPLR; via the exons ATGGCGAACAGCACTCCACAattgaagaggaagagggaAGGCGCTGAGGCGCAacggaagaaggcaaagacgCAAAAGAAGATTGAGGCAGGCGCGGGACAGGATGTGGAAGTCGCTGCTACACCGGTAGCCAAATCAACACAGAAGCCTAAGCAGACACCCAAGTCAACTCCCAAATCAAAGGATGCGCCCAACGCGACACCGAAGCCCGCCAAATCAAACGCTGCGAATGACGATGCTTCATCCAGGACGAAAGCGAAGAAGCAAAAGACCAAGGGTTCGGCGAACTGGAACGTCTCCTCCGCACAAGGCGGCTGGTTCTTGCCTCGTGATCCTGTTTTCTCGGCCGACGAGAAGTTCATCATTCTGGCTACACAGAAAGCGCTTGAGATTTACGTGGCCGAGACGTCACTTCTGGCATACAAGCTCCCCGTGAGTGGCTCTGGAGAGGTCACCGCATACGCTGTGTCTGCCACCGATTCGAACAGAGTCTACGTCGCCGAGTCCACTGGACTGATCACGTTGTGGGACTGGGTATCGAGACAGAAACTCGGACGCTGGGACATTGGCGCAACTGTTCGCAACATGACAGTCATCACACACGCCGACGAGGACCTCGTCTACTGCCACGAGCCGGGCAAGAGCCATATCGTCAATGTACACGCCCTTCGTACGGGAGCTCAAGCATCAACCACCGAACTCAAGCCCATCCTGAAGACAAGTTCGTCTATCCTGGACGTACAGGTGTTGCTGCAAGGCAAATTCGTTGTCGTCGCATGCAACGACTCGCTGATGGTGGGCAAGCGCCAGAAGCAGAGCAAGACAGCTGTACAGGACTTTGAGTACGTTTGGCGCGAGCTCAAATTTGCTCAGCGCATCACGACCTTCAACGCCTATGTTCGCGACCCGACCGAAGTAGCAGGGAAGGCCGTGAAATCTGCCCAAGACCAAAGAGACGTCATTGACATTGCGATCGGCGACGATTCTGGTGTGATACTTCTGTTTGAAGATGTCTTGTCAAGTTTTGCGGCTATAGAGAGCAGCCAGAAGGGAGGAAAGACCAACGCCGAGACTCTAAGGCCAAAAAAGCTACATTGGCACAGAGATGCGGTTGGGTCAGTTAAATGGTCTCTGGACG GCAACTATCTCATCTCCGGAGGCGACGAGACCGTCATCACAATCTGGCAGCTTGCAACTGGAAAACCACAGCACTTGCCCCATCTTACAGCAGCGATTGAGAGTATTGTAGTCTCTCCCTCAGGCTCTTCCTATGGCGTAACGCTAGCAAACAACTCTGTCATCGTACTCTCAACTACCGAGCTTGAGGCCAAGACCAACATCGTTGGCATTCAGTCACGCCGAATCGAGATTGAGCAACTGCCAAAGAATGCGGATGCAGAATCACCACCTGCCTCTTATGAGATATTTCAGCCGGTGCCCTTGGTCATCAACCCGATGAACCCAGCAGAGGCGATGTTTTCAGTGCCTTCGTCACAGCCGCGTCACCGAAGTGAGGGGCTCCGTCCTGAGCCTTACTTGCAGACGTACGATCTGGCGAATCAGCACACCATCTCGAAGCAAGCTCTGACGCGAAACAACGCAACCGATCCAAACCTGACACCAGAAGGCCGACGGATCCTCGAACCCACTGTTACCCTAGTACAAGTCAGTCACGATGGTGAGTGGCTTGCTACAGTGGACGAATGGACACCACCACGAGCCGACACTTCCTACCTCGACGAAGGTATTCCTGAATTCAGGGAAGAGGAGCGCATCCAACGCCGTGAGGTATACTTAAAGATCTGGCGACGAGATGTACAAAGCGGGCAATGGAAGCTGGAGACTCGATTGGACGCGCCGCACTTCTTTCAAGACATTTCTGCGAACGGTAAGGTCTTCGACCTGGTCACTGATCCCACCGCGCCGGGGTTCGCTACTGTTGGAGAGGACCATTTTGTGCGAGTATGGCGACCAAAGACCAGGCTGAGAGATGGTTTGACTGTACGTGGAGCGGAGAAGCAAGGTCTTGTCACTTGGTCGCTTGATTGCTCAGTCGAGATCAGCGACAAGCTCGATGTCCTCGACGCTGGTGCAAGTTCTCAGCAGACCCTTCCACTTCGTAATTCGCGCTTGGCATTCTCCGCGGATGGGTCGGTCATCGCCGCCGCTATTTCATGGGCCTCAGATGAAGACCCTGGAGTTGTCCACCTTATCGACACGAACACTACCGCCATTCAACGATCTCTGACCGAGGTCGATGTTGTTGCACTCAGCGGCCTTGCAATCCTTGATCGTCACCTGATTGTCGTTGGCGACTCGATCACAGTCTGGGACATGGTCCGGGATCAGCTGGTGTATTGCGTGCCTATCAACACTCCTGGAATCGACCGTTTCGACCGCATTCCGCTCGTCAAGCTTGCTATCAACGAGGTTGACAGCACTTTTGCTGTGTCACTACCGCGTTTTGAAAACAGCAACGCACGCTTCCAGAGGGCTTCGTCCACCACGCAGGTCTTTAAGCCTCAGCAGCTGGGGCCTCTATGGTCGACCAAGAATTCTACAATCAACCTAGCTCTGGCGTCCCGTCACAGCGAGAGGGGCTACGTGACCCTTGACTCAGCTGCGAACATTCGTGTGATCAGCCCCACCAGTAGCACGGCACAGCTGCCAACGCCCCCTCCTGAAGAGGTCCCGCAGTACATCTCGTACGGCCAAGCAGAAGAGGCCATGGACCTCGAAGACGAGGACGGCCTGGCTTTGTCAGCTATTGATGATATTCTGAACACCGAAGAGAGTGATGCGGTCGTCGTTAAGCCCGAACAGTTGCAGCAACTGTTCGAAGAGAGCGGCCAGAGCCATGCCACAGGCTCGCTGAGCGCATTACTCAGTGCAGTCATAGCGTTACATCAAAAACCGACGTCTCTACCGTTAAGATAG
- a CDS encoding DNA-directed RNA Polymerase II subunit L, variant 2 — protein MIVPIRCFSCGKVTGDLWERYMVMLTQENKLEVEALDDLGLTRYCCRRMILTHVDLIEKLLKYVPSADKAATAQQKREAARQQEAIASRPGANGRL, from the exons ATGATTGTTCCCATCCGTTGCTTCTCTTGCGGCAAG GTCACTGGTGATCTTTGGGAGCGCTACATGGTCATGTTGACCCAGGAGAACAAGCTCGAGGT TGAGGCTCTCGACGACCTCGGTCTTACGCGCTACTGCTGCCGCCGCATGATCCTCACCCACGTCGATTTGATCGAGAAGCTTCTCAAGTACGTCCCTAGCGCCGACAAAGCCGCCACAGCCCAGCAAAAGCGCGAAGCTGCACGGCAACAAGAGGCCATTGCGTCCCGGCCAGGGGCTAACGGTCGTCTCTAG
- a CDS encoding DNA-directed RNA Polymerase II subunit L, protein MIVPIRCFSCGKVTGDLWERYMVMLTQENKLEVEALDDLGLTRYCCRRMILTHVDLIEKLLKYNASEREQARAARQGR, encoded by the exons ATGATTGTTCCCATCCGTTGCTTCTCTTGCGGCAAG GTCACTGGTGATCTTTGGGAGCGCTACATGGTCATGTTGACCCAGGAGAACAAGCTCGAGGT TGAGGCTCTCGACGACCTCGGTCTTACGCGCTACTGCTGCCGCCGCATGATCCTCACCCACGTCGATTTGATCGAGAAGCTTCTCAA GTACAACGCAAGCGAACGAGAACAGGCACGCGCCGCACGCCAGGGACGGTAA
- a CDS encoding DNA-directed RNA polymerase III subunit C31: MPPAGRGGRGGARGAFNPRSGTVTIGGTELNWDLSGLEIQKGPAERFPEAPPPQAPPPTADEARIVKHFLQVRDHIHEGPFYTILNDGMKNGLKRKASEPAPTEASLFNPFTDNQTYSAKYLKVRRRLPKLDERPYVTELFPAELRSTLDGTRGDGNTSKKRRTLGVTKVNAVSQIERMIKFEEGRTNEAEARAEEEDDEDEDEEAEQDEDKPEAIDEDADWSAASSDSEESDDDYNAEQYFDNGEDDDIDDADPYENTYE, translated from the exons ATGCCGCCAGCCGGTAGAGGAGGACGCGGTGGTGCGCGTGGAGCCTTCAACCCGCGATCAGGCACAGTAACAATTGGTGGCACCGAGCTGAACTGGGACTTGTCAGGCCTAGAGATTCAGAAGGGGCCCGCCGAGCGCTTTCCT GAAGCTCCCCCTCCACAAGCACCCCCCCCAACCGCCGATGAAGCCAGGATAGTAAAACACTTTCTGCAAGTACGCGACCACATACACGAGGGTCCATTCTATACCATCTTGAACGATGGCATGAAGAACGGCTTGAAGAGAAAGGCCAGCGAACCTGCACCCACCGAGGCCTCGCTCTTCAATCCTTTCACCGACAATCAAACATATTCAGCGAAGTACTTGAAAGTCCGGAGAAGACTGCCGAAGCTTGACGAGCGACCATACG TCACGGAACTATTCCCCGCCGAATTGCGATCAACACTCGACGGCACAAGAGGAGACGGCAATACTTCAAAGAAGCGCAGGACTCTTGGTGTCACCAAAGTCAATGCCGTCTCCCAAATCGAGCGCATGATAAAGTTCGAGGAAGGTCGAACAAACGAAGCGGAGGCGCGTgcagaggaggaggacgacgaggacgaagaTGAGGAGGCTGAGCAAGACGAGGATAAGCCAGAAGCCATCGACGAGGATGCCGACTGGTCTGCGGCGTCGAGTGATTCAGAAGAGTCGGACGACGACTATAACGCCGAGCAATATTTCGACAACGGCGAAGATGATGATATTGACGACGCTGATCCGTATGAGAACACATACGAATGA
- a CDS encoding Glucosinolate gamma-glutamyl hydrolase, whose product MGVLTPFKAAVLVNSISELDSSFKAAFQERIISACPGAQVDFFDPIEVQIYPEPGQYDLIVLSGGTADVMAKDIS is encoded by the coding sequence ATGGGAGTCTTGACACCCTTCAAAGCAGCAGTGCTGGTCAACAGCATATCAGAGCTCGACTCCTCCTTCAAAGCCGCGTTTCAAGAGCGCATCATCAGCGCCTGCCCTGGCGCGCAAGTCGACTTCTTCGATCCAATAGAAGTCCAGATATACCCCGAGCCAGGTCAATACGACTTGATTGTTTTAAGCGGCGGTACCGCAGACGTCATGGCAAAGGATATTTCTTGA
- a CDS encoding Glucosinolate gamma-glutamyl hydrolase, with protein sequence MQDFLRTMGGKCPTQKIVGICWGHETIHLAFGGLIGPMDGFEVGVTPIALTSPGSTFCSSYLPSIEAYSIHEFHELEVKTPGKGFTALAENNLCLVNAANIILTFQGHLEVSVKLPMLLLSYTPRYTGASVAEKEALDMKIASPYDGIAIWKKIVHWAGEV encoded by the exons ATGCAGGACTTCTTGAGGACGATGGGGGGGAAGTGTCCAACGCAGAAGATTGTTGGTATTTGTTGGGGCCACGAGACAATCCACCTCGCTTTTGGAGGCTTGATTGGTCCTATGGATGGTTTTGAG GTCGGCGTAACGCCCATCGCACTAACCAGCCCCGGCTCCACCTTCTGCTCTTCTTACCTCCCATCGATAGAAGCGTACAGCATCCACGAGTTCCACGAGTTGGAGGTCAAGACTCCCGGTAAGGGGTTTACCGCTTTGGCAGAAAATAATCTATGCTTGGTCAACGCGGCCAATATCATTCTAACTTTCCAGGGTCATCTAGAGGTTTCCGTGAAATTGCCGATGCTCTTGTTGAGCTATACGCCAAGGTATACGGGCGCTAGTGTAGCAGAGAAGGAGGCGCTGGACATGAAGATTGCCAGCCCGTACGATGGGATTGCAATCTGGAAGAAGATCGTGCATTGGGCTGGCGAGGTATAG
- a CDS encoding Salicylate 1-monooxygenase, translated as MPIDMKSNGFAFQNHTQFPIAIIGGGLGGLALAIGLLKHGIHVQIYEAAAEFSEIGAGVAFGINSITALHLIDPKLLEGYKKHATFNADHHRSNTFMSFRWGTDERSHDGNKAGDVMWDLDDSWQPERAESFGVRTRSCIHRARLLAELVALLPSDVTSFNKSFVAADKQNDGLLRLQFTDGTTALASALIGCDGIKSKVRELVCGSHTRASYAGEVAYRAMVPRVDAEKALGADHAFNGTIYCGYGGYIVTYPVDNCDFVNMVAIPHDPGKATVWSQDEWTVPATTDEIRQRFEGWYPPLIDVICDYSMPNKWALFDLQHDALYYRDNICLLGDSAHATTPHLGAGAGMAMEDAYLLGNLIALVGSVAHVENAFRAYDAVRRPRTQGCIEKSRKAAMAMDFLVPEPVDDTTALKRALEASYRWLWHEDLEAQFIKAKNLL; from the coding sequence ATGCCTATTGACATGAAGTCGAACGGATTCGCTTTCCAGAACCACACCCAATTCCCCATTGCTATAATTGGCGGTGGTCTCGGCGGCCTTGCTCTGGCCATTGGCTTGCTTAAGCATGGCATACACGTCCAAATATACGAAGCCGCAGCGGAATTCTCCGAGATAGGTGCAGGAGTTGCCTTCGGTATCAACTCAATAACGGCTCTGCACCTAATCGATCCGAAGCTACTGGAAGGCTACAAGAAACACGCGACATTCAACGCCGATCACCACCGCTCCAACACCTTCATGTCATTTCGATGGGGCACAGATGAGAGAAGTCATGACGGAAACAAAGCGGGCGATGTGATGTGGGACCTGGACGACAGTTGGCAGCCTGAGCGTGCCGAGTCATTTGGAGTACGAACAAGGAGCTGTATTCACAGGGCACGCTTGCTGGCCGAACTCGTCGCGTTGCTACCATCGGATGTTACAAGCTTCAACAAAAGCTTCGTGGCTGCCGATAAGCAGAACGATGGATTACTTAGGCTGCAGTTCACAGATGGCACAACTGCACTGGCAAGCGCACTCATCGGCTGCGATGGGATAAAGAGCAAGGTACGAGAGCTTGTATGTGGCTCACATACCCGTGCAAGCTACGCTGGGGAAGTAGCCTATCGCGCTATGGTACCCAGAGTCGATGCTGAGAAAGCTCTTGGAGCCGACCATGCTTTCAATGGGACCATCTACTGTGGTTATGGTGGATACATCGTCACGTATCCCGTCGATAACTGCGATTTTGTGAACATGGTTGCAATTCCGCATGATCCAGGCAAGGCCACTGTCTGGAGCCAGGACGAGTGGACAGTACCAGCGACCACCGATGAAATCCGTCAACGCTTCGAAGGGTGGTATCCACCGCTGATTGATGTTATCTGTGATTACAGTATGCCTAATAAATGGGCTTTGTTCGATCTCCAACATGATGCGCTGTACTACAGAGACAATATCTGCTTACTTGGTGATAGCGCTCATGCAACAACACCACACCtcggcgcaggcgcaggcatGGCAATGGAGGATGCATATCTGCTTGGCAATCTAATCGCCTTAGTTGGAAGTGTTGCGCATGTTGAGAACGCTTTTCGCGCATACGACGCCGTCAGACGACCACGCACGCAAGGCTGTATCGAGAAGAGTCGCAAAGCCGCCATGGCAATGGACTTCTTAGTGCCGGAACCTGTTGACGATACAACTGCGCTGAAAAGGGCTCTTGAAGCATCGTACAGATGGCTCTGGCACGAAGATCTAGAGGCGCAGTTCATTAAAGCGAAAAATCTTCTTTAG
- a CDS encoding NADPH dehydrogenase, whose product MSDSRLFKPLKVGSIELKNRVAMAPLTRFRASDSHAILPFAAEYYSQRASVPGTLLISEATLITGQHGGYSNVPAIENQEQIDAWKKVTEAVHKKGSFIYLQLWALGRVANKEFSEAHGITVKSSSATQLSEDLAVPKEMTVEEIKETVSAYAQAAKNAIKAGFDGVEIHAANGYLIDQFLQDTVNKRTDNYGGSIENRSRFAMEVTRAIVDAIGADKTGIRLSPFSTFQGMKMAEPIPQFSDIIKKLNSLNLAYLHMVDSRVSGDASIEGYDSLEPLIPLYTSSPLLIAGGFKADSARRLLDEEHKGRDVVVVFGRYFISTPDLVYRLNKGIEFTPYDRDTFYTPKSEKGYTDYPFSEEFKASANL is encoded by the coding sequence ATGTCCGACTCTCGTCTTTTCAAGCCTCTTAAGGTTGGCTCTATTGAGCTCAAGAACCGAGTCGCTATGGCTCCTTTGACACGGTTCCGTGCTAGCGACAGTCACGCCATCCTTCCATTCGCAGCCGAGTACTACAGTCAGCGTGCTTCTGTCCCAGGCACCCTCTTGATATCCGAGGCTACGCTCATTACTGGCCAGCATGGAGGATATTCTAATGTGCCTGCAATTGAGAACCAGGAACAGATCGACGCCTGGAAGAAGGTCACCGAGGCCGTGCACAAGAAGGGATCTTTTATCTACCTCCAGCTCTGGGCCCTGGGGCGTGTAGCAAACAAGGAATTTTCTGAGGCACATGGGATCACAGTGAAGAGTTCTAGTGCTACCCAGCTTTCTGAAGATCTTGCTGTCCCCAAGGAAATGACTGTGGAAGAGATCAAGGAAACTGTCAGTGCATACGCTCAGGCCGCCAAGAACGCAATCAAAGCTGGGTTTGATGGAGTCGAAATCCACGCAGCAAACGGGTATCTCATCGACCAGTTTTTGCAGGACACCGTCAACAAGCGTACAGACAACTACGGTGGCTCCATCGAGAACCGTAGTCGCTTTGCTATGGAAGTTACCCGGGCAATCGTTGACGCCATTGGTGCCGACAAGACCGGTATCCGGCTTTCTCCCTTCAGTACTTTCCAGGGGATGAAGATGGCCGAACCAATCCCCCAGTTCTCGGATATCATCAAGAAGCTCAACAGCTTGAACCTCGCATACCTGCATATGGTCGACTCTCGTGTGTCTGGTGACGCGAGCATTGAGGGCTATGACTCCCTTGAGCCTCTCATTCCGCTGTACACCTCCAGTCCTCTCCTCATCGCTGGCGGGTTCAAGGCAGACTCTGCACGCAGGCTTCTGGACGAAGAACACAAGGGCCGCGACGTTGTTGTGGTCTTTGGTCGTTACTTTATCTCCACACCTGATCTTGTTTACAGATTGAACAAGGGCATCGAATTTACCCCGTATGACCGCGACACTTTCTACACACCCAAGAGCGAGAAGGGTTACACCGACTACCCATTTAGCGAAGAGTTCAAGGCTAGTGCTAACTTGTAG